From the genome of Primulina huaijiensis isolate GDHJ02 chromosome 11, ASM1229523v2, whole genome shotgun sequence:
atttcatttccaTACGGGAAATGCAAACCATCTAACAAAAAAAGTACATCACTTTGAATATGTCCAAAAATGTTTTTTACGTGGAATTGGGTTTCCCGAGATATATATGAGAGTAGATTTTGGCAAAGtttaatgaattaaattgaCAGTTAAAGATTAGGGACCAACCTAGGCCAGCAAGGAACTTTATTGGTTTAAGAAAACCGTAGATATGAATCCTACACTGAAAAAAGAACTGACACAACTCGGAGCTTTAAACTACGGTTACAAACTTTAGTTTATAATACTAAACTGACATTAAACCCGTTATTTACATTTCCCTGTTCAGATTATTGGGAAATTGACGGCGAAGTTGCAAGCTggatattatttaaattgaataaaattgctgccaacaaaaaaataataataatcagaGACTTAAAACAGGTTTTCGCTTGTACTTCAAATttctacgtttttttttttggcaatttaCTTGCTATTTCTCTATTTATGGATAAAATTAcgtcaaatttaaaaaatcataaacagaaaatattgttttcaacaCATATTTAAAGTATGATTATCTtgctaatttttataatttcttgACTTTAACATAGTTCTCTTCCTAAGGTGTATTAAAAAGATCAGGCAAAAGGAATAAAATGATTGTAGCTATATTCaatgataatttttatttcaaaatttaattttaggaCAATTTCGTGCATTTttgtaagaaaaaatattatacaatatTGTATAGATAAAATTGTGTTAAATACGCAGTATATATTGTATAACGCCAGCCGGAATAAAATGGCGACTCATTGCTACCATTCCGGATTTGGCTGCTGCTCCTTTGATTTCTAAATAACATACATGCACGGGTTGATTTTTCGCCCCATCACTTGaaataattttggaaaaattcGTAGAAATCGAGACGAGTGAGTCTCTTAGACAGATCGATTTAAATTAAactaaatttcaatttcaaattcttaAATCTTGAACACACAGGATTCTTAAACTTAACTCCTGAGGAACTCGAACTATAACTCACGCtttatatttaattgattttggCATTGGGTGGCGCCGTGATTCTGTCAAATAATAAACAAACCCATCTATTTGAAatcattcattcattcattcgctgacgaataaataaataaagatatatGCCTCACATGTAGAGTCCTTGAGAAGCACTTTACCAGGTTAACTTACTTAAGTTtgcttttaaaaaatgtaaagaTGTAGGCCACTTGACTTTAATTAGGCTCCATTAAACACAGAGAAATAATATATCTGTACAattaattaagaataaaaaaatataagattctAGAATTGAGATTTTTGAATTACGTCGATAAATCTttaagtaaaatttaattttgaaaaaaaaataaagagaagaGGACAACAAATAGATTTAAAAGTTGAGAGCTAATAGATAAATTAAATACCAATTTTCAGGCGTCACCGCAACACCATTTTTGTAAAAGACCttgtaataatatttaaatagattatttgtATTCATCTTCGTTGTACTTTATGCATTAAACGTTTACCTGTcttatcaaatataaaaattatacatgtCAACATATGTCAAATACAGAAAATATAGGAGAAGTGAAAGCAGAATACGTAAATTTAAAGTGTGTATGTATCAAGAGTCCtacttcaatatatatatatacacttcaTTAAGGACCCTTATTTGGATTAGCTATGTTAATATCAGTGgaaattataacatatcatatatAATTTGGAGATTTATTTaagatcaaaatattttttgggtaaAGATActtaacatatatatatgtgaccGATACATATTGCAAATATCTCTACgtgcttaaataataaaaaaaaatctgtcACAAATGAGATGCatatatcatattttgattAGATAAAATGGCTGGTGGGATATAATATCACAGTGAGagctattttttaattaattaataaatagttATTAANATTTTACATGTATTATTTGTGGGGTCTCTTCCATCTAAAACTCTGCCCTATGGCTATATAGCCATTAAaaatttagattaaaaaaatttgagagagagatcaaaaataaaatttgtcttctcaaagaaaatggaaaaacaaGAGCCCCTTCCTCGGATTCTTTCACCATGTAGCAGTGGAAGAAGACGAAGCTGCGATTCCAACTCACCTGAATTCGAGTTTTGGATGCTTCGGAACCCATCTTTTCCTCAGCCAAATCTCCTCTCTGCCGATGAGCTCTTCTCCGACGGTTTCCTCCTCCCACTGCACCTCCTCAACCTCTTCGATGACCCTACTCCTACGCCTCCGCAGACGATGAGTGCGCCCCCTGAAGCAACCGGATCGGAGCATGGAGCTTCGATAATTGAATCGGCTGACCTGCTGTCAGCTGCCAATCCTTCATTCACTTCCTCAAAGCGTTGGatagatatttttaagaaaGGTGAAAAGAAAAGCTCGCATTTATTCAATGGTGTAAAGGCAGATGATAGTAGCAAAGATAAGGACATTAACAGTAACAGTAAAGAGAAGAAGCGAGAGAAGAAGAATGGTGTTGGTTCGAGTAAAGGAGTAAGCGCCGCGGAGTTGAATATAAACATATGGCCTTTCTCGAGGAGTAGATCTGCCGGAAACGGCGCAGCGCGCCCACGATCGGCGGTGGCGACAAGGAAAGTGAGCAGCGCACCGTGCTCTAGGAGCAACTCGTCGAAGTCCAGGAAATGGCCTAGCAGCCCAAGTAGAGCCGGAGTTCACTTGGGAAGAAGCAGTCCCGTTTGGCAGGTTCGCCGCGGTGGAAGTGGGCGGAGGCCGCCGGATACATTCGTGAAGAATCCTCAAAAGGGCATCAGGAAAGATGGGAATGACGGCAGCCGGAAAAAACCCCCCGCTGAATCCGTCGGTGGACGTTCTAATAAAGCTAGAGTTTTGGGTTTAAATGTCCCCATGTGCATTGGCTACCGACAGCACTTGAGCTGTAGAAGTGATCAATATAGCGCCGCAGATGTTGCCACCGCGGTTACTGGTGGTAGTGTCTCCGGCGACGGAGTACGTGGCGGTAATTTATTCAACATCCGAAGTCTTTTTTCcaagaaaatatattaattaatacagttttttttttcctatatgtccaaaatattatttataataattttatctatGTCTAAAGTAGTGGAGTTGACTAGTTGTTGATTGCAGTATCAAACGGCGAGGAACAATATCCTGACTTGGAGATTTTGTTGCATTTTGTatgtattttttcttttttctggcATTTTGTAATAAATTGATTACCTCTTATTTATGTACACAATAATTTCGTCCAATGCGCTTCCGTAATTATATTAtagattgattgattgatttaagacaattgaattaaaaattgtgttccataaatttattgaataatccaaatattcatttttttaataaaaacattataTCCATACACTGATGCATATGATAACCCAACTCTGTCCACTTAACCCGAGTCTATCCAATCACAAGTTTCCCCAACCAGCCaatcaattaaaatttgaagaataatcctttgtattattattattattattattattattattattattattattattattatatctaataattaatatcatattaataatCACCCTATATATCATCCTAACCAGCCAACTAAACTTAGCCCAAATAAGACTTTTGACTTTACAACAATCGACCAGACTTGATCTTCAGGCCCTATATTTATTTTAGAGAGATTTGGGTTTTCGGATTAATAATTAGATAATAAAATATGTCCCACCTTTTAATAATGTAAGTGGctacattattattataataatatatcatcaaatgTCATTACATGCAGTTATCGTATGACAGTTTCTAAGACAAACTTACATTATGAAGGATGTCCTGTTGCGTTGCTTCCttcctttatttatttatttatttatgtatttatttatttaatataaagatTATCAATAATAGAAAAATGTTATATACTTCCAAGCATTTTTGGTGTTTTATATTATTGAAATtcagttttagtattttatttttaaatattttaagattttatttacgTGATCATGACATGATATCGACATGACACTATTATGTAGTATCTTATCAGTCTTTCtgtggaaaaaaaattttttttttttaacaattaagatataagataaaaattaaaagaccAAAATTACAGCCATGTAATATAGAAgggtaaaattatatatatatatatgtgtgtgtgtgtgtgtgtgtgtgtgtgagatcCGCTTTCGGCCCAGgtaaaaactttttttaaatatataatatttcttaGCCCAATTATTGGATAGGCCTTTGCTAGTTTGCATTTAATGAACTCTCCTCTCTGTCATGGAGTCAGCCAGGCCCATATGCCTCTGGGCCATGGAACCAATTAATTCAACCATATTAATTTACTTGAGAGATTATTCCGTGTATGGTGGGGAGTATAAGAATcggaaaataagaaaaagaaaaaaccaTTTTCTAAGACATATATCTTTGGGGAAAAAAATGCAACATCAATCCTGTATATTTTTCTCTATACgattttgtatatatatgttgTCAAATTCCATTATTTATcccttatttttattattttggtaattttagtttttt
Proteins encoded in this window:
- the LOC140988113 gene encoding uncharacterized protein, which produces MEKQEPLPRILSPCSSGRRRSCDSNSPEFEFWMLRNPSFPQPNLLSADELFSDGFLLPLHLLNLFDDPTPTPPQTMSAPPEATGSEHGASIIESADLLSAANPSFTSSKRWIDIFKKGEKKSSHLFNGVKADDSSKDKDINSNSKEKKREKKNGVGSSKGVSAAELNINIWPFSRSRSAGNGAARPRSAVATRKVSSAPCSRSNSSKSRKWPSSPSRAGVHLGRSSPVWQVRRGGSGRRPPDTFVKNPQKGIRKDGNDGSRKKPPAESVGGRSNKARVLGLNVPMCIGYRQHLSCRSDQYSAADVATAVTGGSVSGDGVRGGNLFNIRSLFSKKIY